A DNA window from Pogona vitticeps strain Pit_001003342236 chromosome 2, PviZW2.1, whole genome shotgun sequence contains the following coding sequences:
- the MTX3 gene encoding metaxin-3 isoform X1, which translates to MASSVELNCWGGDWGLPSVHAECLVVMAYARFSHAPLKVNIVDHSWNAPRGSVPLLISDDTVISQPAKILNFLRKEKYNADFELSAKEGADTLAYIALLEEKLHPAVLYTFWVEADNYYNVTKPWFASRIPFPLNWYLPRKMSREALNRILLTKGGPPLYTITEVEAQIYRDAKECLNLLSHRLGTSPFFFGNMPTTLDAFVFGFLAPLYKAPFPKVLLQDHLKQLPNLCRFCDDILTCYFRVNLSRISPSSQDTVDANLQKLTQLVNKESNLIEKMDDNLRKSPQHPPRKLTTLKLSATGEGNSSPNRLSP; encoded by the exons GCTTATGCTAGGTTTTCTCATGCACCATTGAAAGTGAACATTGTTGATCATTCATGGAACGCACCAAGAG GGAGTGTACCATTATTGATATCAGATGACACTGTTATTTCTCAGCCAGCAAAAATATTAAACTTCTTAAGAAAAGAG AAGTATAATGCTGATTTTGAACTATCTGCAAAAGAAGGGGCTGATACACTGGCCTATATTGCACTTCTTGAAGAAAAACTACACCCTGCAGTG CTGTACACTTTCTGGGTTGAAGCTGATAATTACTACAATGTGACAAAACCATGGTTTGCTTCAAGGATTCCATTTCCATTGAATTGGTATCTGCCTAGAAAAATGTCCAGGGAAGCACTTAATAGGATCTTGCTGACAAAAGGTGGGCCTCCACTATACACGATCACTGAAGTGGAAGCACAG ATCTACAGAGATGCCAAGGAATGCCTCAATCTTCTGTCACATAGACTAGGGACATCTCCATTTTTCTTTGGAAATAT GCCTACAACTCTGGATGCCTTTGTGTTTGGTTTTCTTGCTCCTCTTTATAAAGCACCATTCCCCAAAGTTCTGTTACAAGATCACTTGAAACAGCTTCCTAATTTGTGTCGCTTCTGTGATGACATTTTGACTTGCTACTTTAGAGTAAACTTATCAC GCATCTCTCCATCAAGCCAAGACACAGTAGATGCAAATCTGCAGAAGCTCACACAGCTTGTAAACAAGGAATCCAACCTGATTGAAAAG ATGGATGATAATCTTCGTAAGAGTCCTCAGCACCCTCCACGGAAGCTGACAACTCTCAAGCTTTCTGCAACTGGGGAAGGAAACAGTTCACCAAACCGCTTATCGCCCTGA